The DNA segment AATCACACACAAACGGCGACTCGCCCGAATATTCTATTAAGTTATATATTTATTAATTAAAAGATTTCAAATGCATAAGAGCATGCATTTAAAAGGAGTCCATCCAGACTTGGGAAATGCATTTGCCCAATATTTTTAATGTGCAAAATGCATATGCGAAAAGGGCTGATGTTATGCACGCCGCGCATCGTGGATATTCAATAAATGCGCTTGCCGCATAGGTTCGTAACGGCGCAAATAAGCCTTTTTGCAATCGGTGGTGAACCGTGTCCAAGCCTGTGCGCAATGTGCTTTACATCATGTGCGACCAACTGCGTCGTGATTACCTGTCCTGTTACGGCCACCCGCATCTGCACACGCCGAACATCGACCGCCTGGCCGCTGCCGGGGTGCGCTTCAGCCGCGCCTACACCCAAGGCACTATTTGTGGCCCGTCGCGGATGTCGGCCTATACCGGGCGTTATGTGAGCAGTCATCAAGTGGCGTGGAATGCCGTGCCGTTGCCACTGGATGAGCTGACCATCGGTGACTACCTGCGCCCGACAGGGATTCGCACTGCGCTGGTGGGCAAGACCCACGCCACCCCCAACAGCGACGCACAGCAACGCCTGAACCTGCCGGCAGGCAGCGCGCAGGTGCAGCAACTCGACGAAGTGGGTTTTGAACCCTATGTACGCCACGACGGCCTGTACCCTGACGACCCGGTATTCACAGAAAAACGCGAGAGCGCGCCTTATACCCACTACCTGCGCGAGCAGGGCTTTGCCGGCGACAACCCGTGGCATGACTGGGCCAACGCGGCCGAAGGCGAAAACGGTGAGCTGCTCAGCGGCTGGAAGATGCGCAATGCGCATCGACCGGCGCGCATTCCCGAACAGTACTCAGAGACGGTCTACACCACCGAACGCGCGATCGACTTCATCGATGAACAAGGCGAGCAACCCTGGTGCCTGCACCTGTCGTATATCAAGCCGCACTGGCCCTATATTGCGCCTGCGCCCTATCACTCGCTGTACAGCCATGCGCAAGTGATCGACCCGATCCAGCCGGCCGAACCCAATGATCACCCGGTGTACGCCGCGTTTCGTCAGCATCAAGAGAGCCAGAACTTTTCCCGCGATCAAGTGCGCCTGAATGTGGTGCCGACCTACATGGGCCTGATCAAGCAGATCGACGATCAACTTGGCCGGCTGTTCGAGCACCTGCAAAGCAACGGTCGCTGGGACGACACGCTGATCGTATTCACCAGCGATCACGGCGATTTTCTCGGCGACCACTATCTGGGCGAAAAAGAGTTTCTACTGGAACAGGCGGTGGGCATCCCGCTGATCGTCCGTGACCCACGACCGCAAGCGGATGTGACCCGCGGCACAGTGGATGAGCGCCTGGTAGAAACCATCGACGCCCTGCCGACTTTTTTGCAGGCGTTGGGCCTGCCGGCAGCCGATCACCGCCTGGAGGGCCGCTCATGGATACCGCTGCTGCACGGTGAACAACCCGACTGGCGCCGCTACGCCATCGCCGAGTACGACTACGCCTTCCAGGCCCCGGCCCGCGAACGACTGGGCCAGGCCATCGACCGCTGCCGCATGTACATGGTGCGCAGCGAGCGCTTCAAGTACCTGGCGTACGATGGCTTTCGCCCGCAGTTGTTCGACCTGGAAAACGACCCGCAGGAACTGCACGACCTGGGCAGCGACCCGGCCTTTGCCAGCGTGCGCGAACAGCATCAGGGTTACCTGTTCGACTGGCTGCGCGGCCTGAAACGGCGCACCACCATCAGCAACAGCGAAATCGACCTGCGCGGCCAGCGCTTTCGCTATGGCGAGCCGGCCGAACAAAAGCTGGTGCCGATCGGGGTGTGGTAAGCGGTACAACGCTGACCCGCTGGAAGTCAGCGTGCTGGCCAATGCAGGCGCCGCATACCTGTTGCCAGCCACCCATCAAGCGCCGCGTGTGGTGACGCTGCGCTGGCCATGCACACCCACCGGCACTTCACCTTGCAGGGTCACGCGGCGCACGATGCGCGCCTGATCGCCGTAGTCGTCGACGGCGTAGTGTTGGGTCGCGCGGTTATCCCAGATGGCCACGTCGCCCACGCTCCAGCGCCAGCGCACGGTGTTTTCCAGACGAATCACGTGGCTCTGCAGCAACTCAAACAGGTGCACCGAATTGGCCTGTGAATAGCCCTTGATACGTTTGACGAAGTGCCCCAACAGCAACGAGCGCTCGCCACTGAGCGGATGCACACGCACCACCGGGTGCTCGGTCTCGAACACTGTGGAAGTGAAGGTCTTGCGGTACTTCGCCGCCTGCTCTGCAGTGACGTTCGGGCGCGGGTTGGCATAGTCGTACTCGTTGCTGTGCACCGCCCATAGCTGGTCGGCCAGCTCGCGCAGCTCGGGGCTCAGGTCGTTGTAAGCAGCCGCGGCATTGGCCCATACCGTGTCGCCCCCGGACTGCGGAGCCACCACCGAACGCAGGATCGAGGCCTTGGGATAGGCCGCGACGAACGTCACGTCGGTGTGCCAGGAGTTGGCGCGCTGGCCATCGGCGGCGCTCAGTTGCATCAGGTAGCTGGAGCCTTCGCGCACGGGCACCGTCGGGTGTGGCACCGGCTCACCGAGCAGTTTGGCGAACGCTTCCTGGCCTTGGTCGTCTAGGTGGGTCTGGCCACGGAAGAACAGCACCTTATGCTCCAGCAGTGCCTGTTGAATGGCCTCGACCAGCACCGGGTCGAGGGTGTCGCTCAGGGTGACCCCGCGCACTTCGGCACCGATGCGCCCAGCCACCGGCTTGAGGTCGAGTTGATGAGGCACAGGTTGCTTGGCGATTGCGGCATTGCTCATGGTTGATCCCTCAGGGCCGGCAGACAGTGGTCAACGAGGCAGCGAGCTATAGATATGCATAAACGCTATATCTAAAAAACAAACGCTTCGTTGACGGAATAAGAGTCTGCATTTAAAACCTGTCCCCAGCCCGAGGGCCAATACCTTCGACCTATTTTTCAAATGCCGGGAATGCATATGGACCTTCGCCAGTTGCGCTACTTCATCGCGCTCAACGAACACCGCAGCTTTGTCCGTGGTGCCGAGGCCATGGGCATTACCCAGCCGGCATTCAGCCGCAGCATCCAGAGCCTGGAACAGGAGTTCGGCTGCGTGCTGGTCGACCGCGCCAGCAAAGACCTGCGCCCGACCCCGGAAGGCCATGTGGTGCTGCAGCACGCCTTGCGCCTGGTCAAGGGCGCCAACCAGCTCACCCGCGAAGTGGCCGAAATGACCAAGCTCGATGCTGGCGAGCTGCAATTCGGTTGCGGCCCGGCCCCGGCGGTAAAACTGGTGCCCGATGCGGTCGCCAGCTTCATCAGCGCCTACCCAAGGGTCAAGGTGGGCTTTGAAGTGGACAACTGGGAAAAACTCAGCCGCAGCCTGAGCCGTGAAGAAATCGAGTTCTTCATTGCCGATATCCGCCACTTCGAGTCCGACCCGAACTTCCACACCCAGGCGCTGACACCCAAGCGCGGGGTGTTCTTCTGCCGGCCCGGCCATCCGCTGCTGGCCAAGGACAGCCTGTCGACCAACGATATGTTCGACTACCCGCTGGCTGCCACCCTGCTGCCGCCGGGGTTTCGCAAACTGCTGGCCAGCGCCAGTGGCCGCGACGACTTCAGCCCCGGCATCCAGACCGATCATTTCGCCAGCCTGATGAAAATCGTCCGGCAAACCAACGCCATCGGCATCAGCACCGAAGAGTGTTTTACCGAGGATGTCGCCCCCGGCGAACTGGTCCGCCTGCACTGGCGCAACCTGCCCATCGAACAGATGGGCGTCGGCGCGCGCTGCGGCATCGTCAGCCGCGCAGGCTTTCGCCTGTCACCGGCAGCCAGAGCGATGATCGACACGATTATCAGCCTGGATCAGGTGCACAAGGCGGCTTAGATCATAGGTCCCATTGCCTCGGCACCACACTGTCGCACAATAAACCCGGCCCCCCGTAGGAGCTGCTTCAGCAGCGAAGCCTTCGCGGCTAAAGCCAATACTGTTCGACTAGGCGCTAAAAATCTCTGTGGGAGGGGCCGGCCGGCGCTCCGGTTGCTAGCGAAAGTGGTGGCGCATTCGCAGCAGTTGCATATGACTTTACCGGCCTATTCACGAGCGAGCTCGTTCCCACAGAGACTTGCAATGTCTGGATGACAAAGCGTTCGGCGGTCAATACCAGCTGGATCTGCTGAATATCCAGAACACCCTTGATTTCAAAAAGCTGCTTTTGAGCAACCCAGAAGAAATGCGTGACGTCTTTATCCAGCAGATTCTTGAAAAGGGCGAGAAGCGCGAAGAGCCGTTGGTGGATGTCGTCGCATGATTGAGCATAAGGGCGCCTGCCACAGCAGCGCGCCCGTTACATCGTCAGGCCAACCTTACAACGCCCTATCCGACACCCACTCACTGACCTTGAACGGCTTGCGCACCAGACGCTGCTCCGCCGCCAGGTCTACCGACTTCTGCAAGCTGGCCAGAAACTCAGGGTCAAGACGCGAATCGAAGCGCACGCTCAGGTCCAGGCCCTTGAGGTCGTCCTGCAAAACCGCCTGGGGGTAGTTGGCCAGTTCCGCAACCAGTCCAATGTAGGCCTGGCGGTTGCTCTCCTGTTGCAGCCAGTGCAGCGCCTGGGCGTTGGCTTTGAGCAGTTTGTCGACCGCCTGTGGATGCGCATCGATAAACGGCCCGTAGCCCAGCAGCACGCTCTGGATGCTGCCGGCCCCGCCCAGATCCAGCGTGTTGAGCGGGATTTCGGCAAGGCCGCGTTCACGCAGCGAGTTCAATGACGCCGAGCCCCAGGTCGCGTCGATCTGCCTGGCGCCGAGGGCGGCGACGGCAGCGTTGATGTCCAGGTTGATGACCTTCAGGTCTGTTTCCTTGAGCCCCTGGCTGGCCAGTGCAGCGGCGAACGACAGCTGGTAGGCGGTGCCGCGAAAGATTGCCACGCGCTTGCCCTTGAGGTCTGCCAGGGTCTTGATCCCGGAGTCCGGTGCGACTGCCAGGTACTGCTTGATACCCCGCCCGGTGGCGCTGAGCAAGCGGGTGTCCAGACCATTGGCCTTGCCGATGATCGCCGCCAGATCGCCCAGGTAGGCGACGTCTACCTGACCGTTGGCCAGCGCTTC comes from the Pseudomonas sp. StFLB209 genome and includes:
- a CDS encoding alkaline phosphatase family protein gives rise to the protein MSKPVRNVLYIMCDQLRRDYLSCYGHPHLHTPNIDRLAAAGVRFSRAYTQGTICGPSRMSAYTGRYVSSHQVAWNAVPLPLDELTIGDYLRPTGIRTALVGKTHATPNSDAQQRLNLPAGSAQVQQLDEVGFEPYVRHDGLYPDDPVFTEKRESAPYTHYLREQGFAGDNPWHDWANAAEGENGELLSGWKMRNAHRPARIPEQYSETVYTTERAIDFIDEQGEQPWCLHLSYIKPHWPYIAPAPYHSLYSHAQVIDPIQPAEPNDHPVYAAFRQHQESQNFSRDQVRLNVVPTYMGLIKQIDDQLGRLFEHLQSNGRWDDTLIVFTSDHGDFLGDHYLGEKEFLLEQAVGIPLIVRDPRPQADVTRGTVDERLVETIDALPTFLQALGLPAADHRLEGRSWIPLLHGEQPDWRRYAIAEYDYAFQAPARERLGQAIDRCRMYMVRSERFKYLAYDGFRPQLFDLENDPQELHDLGSDPAFASVREQHQGYLFDWLRGLKRRTTISNSEIDLRGQRFRYGEPAEQKLVPIGVW
- a CDS encoding TauD/TfdA dioxygenase family protein, with product MSNAAIAKQPVPHQLDLKPVAGRIGAEVRGVTLSDTLDPVLVEAIQQALLEHKVLFFRGQTHLDDQGQEAFAKLLGEPVPHPTVPVREGSSYLMQLSAADGQRANSWHTDVTFVAAYPKASILRSVVAPQSGGDTVWANAAAAYNDLSPELRELADQLWAVHSNEYDYANPRPNVTAEQAAKYRKTFTSTVFETEHPVVRVHPLSGERSLLLGHFVKRIKGYSQANSVHLFELLQSHVIRLENTVRWRWSVGDVAIWDNRATQHYAVDDYGDQARIVRRVTLQGEVPVGVHGQRSVTTRGA
- a CDS encoding LysR family transcriptional regulator, producing MDLRQLRYFIALNEHRSFVRGAEAMGITQPAFSRSIQSLEQEFGCVLVDRASKDLRPTPEGHVVLQHALRLVKGANQLTREVAEMTKLDAGELQFGCGPAPAVKLVPDAVASFISAYPRVKVGFEVDNWEKLSRSLSREEIEFFIADIRHFESDPNFHTQALTPKRGVFFCRPGHPLLAKDSLSTNDMFDYPLAATLLPPGFRKLLASASGRDDFSPGIQTDHFASLMKIVRQTNAIGISTEECFTEDVAPGELVRLHWRNLPIEQMGVGARCGIVSRAGFRLSPAARAMIDTIISLDQVHKAA
- a CDS encoding ABC transporter substrate-binding protein, which produces MNLSLPRFALRFAAPLLAGLLACAAGIVNAAELKEIRIAVPDLSAGPQKSGTGVTDVLRSQQLLEQAFAADGIKVQWNFFKGAGPAINEALANGQVDVAYLGDLAAIIGKANGLDTRLLSATGRGIKQYLAVAPDSGIKTLADLKGKRVAIFRGTAYQLSFAAALASQGLKETDLKVINLDINAAVAALGARQIDATWGSASLNSLRERGLAEIPLNTLDLGGAGSIQSVLLGYGPFIDAHPQAVDKLLKANAQALHWLQQESNRQAYIGLVAELANYPQAVLQDDLKGLDLSVRFDSRLDPEFLASLQKSVDLAAEQRLVRKPFKVSEWVSDRAL